Proteins encoded in a region of the Anoxybacillus amylolyticus genome:
- a CDS encoding M16 family metallopeptidase, whose protein sequence is MINKYTCQNGVRIVHEHIPTVRSVAIGIWIGTGSRNEHEQNNGISHFLEHMFFKGTKTRTAREIAEAFDSIGGQVNAFTSKEYTCYYAKVLDEHAHFALDMLADMFFHSTFVEDELKKERNVVLEEIKMYEDTPDDIVHDLLSKACYVNHPLGFPILGTEETLCTFTGDALREYMADYYTPDRVVISVAGNVPERFIEDIAAYFGSFTAKQKQGNNLSPVFVPQKLSRQKDTEQAHLCIGFNGLPVGHEEIYSLIILNNILGGSMSSRLFQEVREQRGLAYSVFSYHSSYRDGGLLAIYGGTGSNQLDVLFETIQETVRKLKEDGITEKELQNSKEQMKGNLMLSLESTNSRMSRNGKNELLLGRHRSLDEIIDEVNSVTLEKVNELAARIFSEDYAVALISPDGELPSKLNE, encoded by the coding sequence TTGATTAACAAGTATACGTGTCAAAATGGAGTACGAATTGTACACGAACATATTCCGACAGTTCGCTCGGTAGCAATCGGTATTTGGATTGGAACTGGCTCGCGAAACGAGCACGAACAAAACAATGGGATTTCCCATTTTTTAGAACATATGTTTTTCAAAGGAACAAAAACACGCACCGCTCGTGAAATTGCCGAAGCATTTGACAGCATTGGTGGACAAGTAAACGCCTTTACATCGAAAGAATATACATGCTATTACGCAAAAGTACTTGATGAACACGCACACTTTGCGCTCGATATGTTAGCGGATATGTTTTTCCACTCAACGTTCGTGGAAGACGAATTGAAAAAAGAGCGCAACGTCGTATTGGAAGAAATTAAAATGTATGAAGATACGCCAGATGATATTGTCCACGATTTATTAAGCAAAGCGTGTTACGTTAACCATCCACTTGGGTTTCCGATTTTAGGGACAGAGGAAACGTTATGCACATTTACTGGTGACGCGTTACGTGAGTACATGGCAGACTATTATACGCCAGACCGTGTTGTCATTTCGGTTGCCGGCAATGTGCCGGAGCGCTTCATCGAAGATATCGCGGCCTATTTCGGCTCTTTTACAGCGAAACAAAAACAAGGAAACAACCTTTCCCCTGTTTTCGTCCCACAAAAGCTTTCGCGGCAAAAAGATACTGAGCAAGCACATTTATGCATTGGTTTTAATGGGCTTCCTGTTGGGCACGAAGAGATTTACAGTTTAATCATTCTCAACAACATTTTAGGGGGAAGCATGAGTAGCCGCTTGTTCCAAGAAGTGCGGGAACAGCGCGGATTGGCGTATTCTGTCTTTTCTTACCATTCTTCCTATCGCGATGGCGGGTTATTGGCGATTTACGGAGGAACAGGAAGCAACCAATTAGATGTGTTGTTTGAAACGATTCAAGAAACAGTTCGGAAGCTGAAAGAGGACGGCATTACAGAAAAAGAGTTGCAAAACAGCAAAGAGCAAATGAAAGGAAACTTGATGCTAAGCTTAGAGAGCACGAATAGCCGCATGAGCCGCAACGGCAAAAACGAATTGTTGCTTGGTCGTCACCGCTCGCTCGATGAAATCATCGACGAAGTGAATAGCGTGACATTAGAAAAAGTGAACGAGCTTGCTGCTCGAATTTTTAGCGAAGACTATGCTGTTGCGTTAATTAGCCCGGACGGGGAGCTGCCAAGCAAGTTGAATGAATAG
- the truB gene encoding tRNA pseudouridine(55) synthase TruB, with amino-acid sequence MDGVLLLHKPAGMTSHDCVFRIRRLFQTKKVGHTGTLDPDVSGVLPICIGKATRIAEFLTGATKTYEGEVTLGKATTTEDASGEIVATKPIDRAIPRTEIEHVFQQLTGEIRQTPPMYSAVKVHGKKLYEYARAGIAIERPSRIVTIHELTLLDDRTVFTGENISFRFRVTCSKGTYVRTLAVMIGEQLGFPAHMSHLVRTASGAFTLEQCVTFSEIEERIVRGEGECLLLPIEKALFHLPKYQMHDKVAEKVKNGAILPLPAELQSLEGPVLMVNEKNKAVALYYKHPAKPHLFKPLKVFS; translated from the coding sequence GTGGACGGGGTATTATTGTTACATAAACCAGCCGGCATGACGTCACACGATTGTGTTTTTCGGATTCGCCGTTTGTTTCAAACAAAAAAAGTCGGTCATACAGGCACACTCGACCCAGATGTTTCTGGCGTATTGCCGATTTGCATTGGCAAAGCGACAAGAATTGCGGAATTTTTAACAGGAGCAACCAAAACGTACGAAGGGGAAGTGACGTTAGGGAAGGCGACAACAACAGAAGACGCTTCTGGAGAAATCGTTGCGACAAAACCGATTGATCGGGCGATTCCTCGTACGGAAATTGAGCATGTTTTTCAGCAACTAACCGGCGAAATCCGGCAAACACCGCCGATGTACTCCGCAGTGAAAGTACACGGCAAAAAATTGTACGAATACGCGCGGGCTGGCATCGCGATTGAACGTCCGTCGAGGATCGTGACTATTCACGAATTGACGTTATTGGACGATCGAACAGTTTTTACAGGAGAAAATATTTCCTTTCGTTTTCGTGTGACATGCAGCAAGGGAACATACGTCCGTACATTAGCGGTGATGATTGGCGAACAGCTTGGCTTTCCTGCGCATATGTCGCATTTAGTTCGAACCGCATCAGGGGCGTTTACGCTTGAGCAATGTGTTACATTTTCCGAAATAGAAGAGCGCATCGTCCGCGGAGAAGGAGAATGTTTGCTACTTCCGATCGAAAAGGCGCTTTTTCATTTGCCGAAATATCAAATGCATGATAAAGTAGCAGAGAAAGTAAAAAACGGTGCTATTTTACCTCTTCCAGCGGAATTACAATCACTTGAAGGTCCTGTATTAATGGTTAATGAAAAAAATAAAGCGGTTGCCCTTTACTATAAGCATCCGGCCAAACCGCATTTATTCAAGCCATTAAAAGTATTTTCGTGA
- the rbfA gene encoding 30S ribosome-binding factor RbfA, producing MSLRATRVGEQMKKELSDIIGRKLKDPRIGFVTVTDVRVTGDLQQAKVYISVLGDEEQKKNTLKGLAKATGFIRSEIGQRIRLRKTPEIYFEIDESIDYGNRIESLIREISQEHTKEE from the coding sequence ATGAGTTTGCGAGCTACACGCGTTGGTGAACAAATGAAAAAAGAATTAAGCGACATTATCGGGCGCAAACTTAAAGACCCGCGCATCGGGTTTGTGACAGTCACCGATGTTCGCGTTACTGGCGATTTGCAGCAAGCGAAAGTGTATATTTCTGTTCTCGGCGATGAAGAACAAAAGAAAAATACACTAAAAGGACTAGCAAAAGCAACAGGGTTCATTCGTTCAGAAATTGGTCAACGCATCCGTTTGCGCAAAACGCCGGAAATTTATTTTGAAATTGACGAATCAATCGATTACGGAAACCGCATTGAATCGTTAATTCGCGAAATTTCCCAAGAACATACGAAAGAGGAATAA
- a CDS encoding YlmC/YmxH family sporulation protein produces the protein MRLSELSGKEIVDVRRAERLGVLGQTDLEVNEQTGHIQALLIPTGKWFGFRKEGNEIRIPWKYIRKIGEDMVIIDFPEE, from the coding sequence GTGCGGCTAAGCGAGCTAAGCGGAAAGGAAATTGTGGATGTCCGACGAGCAGAGAGGCTTGGTGTGTTAGGACAAACGGATTTAGAAGTGAACGAACAAACAGGCCACATTCAAGCATTGCTAATCCCAACAGGAAAATGGTTTGGGTTTCGCAAAGAGGGGAACGAGATTCGCATCCCGTGGAAATATATTCGAAAAATCGGGGAAGATATGGTCATTATTGATTTTCCAGAGGAATAA
- the pnp gene encoding polyribonucleotide nucleotidyltransferase encodes MEQEKQVFSIDWAGRPLVAEIGQMAKQANGAVLVRYGDTVVLSTATASKEAKNVDFFPLTVNYEERLYAVGKIPGGFIKREGRPSEKAILASRLIDRPIRPLFAEGFRNEVQVVSMVMSVDQDCSPEMAAMFGSSLALTISDIPFEGPIAGVTVGRVGGKFVINPSVEQAEKSDIHLVVAGTKDAINMVEAGADEVPEEIMLEAIMFGHEEIKRLIAFQEEIAAQVGKEKMEVVLYELDTQLEGEIRALAEAEIKKAVQVPEKLAREAAIDEVKASVIAKYEAQEADEDTLKQVNEILYKLVKEEVRRLITEEKVRPDGRKIDEIRPLSSTVGLLPRTHGSGLFTRGQTQALSVCTLGALGDVQILDGLGIEETKRFMHHYNFPPFSVGETGAMRGPGRREIGHGALGERALEPVIPSEREFPYTIRLVSEVLESNGSTSQASICASTLAMMDAGVPIKAPVAGIAMGLVKSGDHYTILTDIQGMEDHLGDMDFKVAGTEKGVTALQMDIKIKGLSREILEEALQQAKKGRMEILRHMMQTISEPRKELSKYAPKILTMQINPDKIRDVIGPSGKQINKIIEETGVKIDIEQDGTIFISSVNEEMNQKAKKIIEDIVREVEVGQIYLGKVKRIEKFGAFVELFSGKDGLVHISELAEERVGKVEDVVGIGDEILVKVTEIDKQGRVNLSRKAVLREQKEKESN; translated from the coding sequence ATGGAGCAAGAAAAACAGGTATTTTCCATCGATTGGGCCGGACGCCCGCTCGTTGCGGAAATTGGGCAAATGGCGAAACAAGCAAACGGAGCAGTGCTTGTTCGCTACGGAGATACGGTCGTCTTAAGCACAGCGACCGCCTCGAAAGAAGCAAAAAATGTGGACTTTTTCCCATTAACCGTCAATTATGAAGAACGTTTATATGCTGTCGGAAAAATCCCTGGTGGATTCATTAAACGTGAAGGTCGTCCGAGCGAAAAAGCGATTTTAGCAAGTCGTCTCATCGACCGGCCGATTCGTCCGTTATTTGCAGAAGGGTTCCGCAACGAAGTACAAGTCGTGTCCATGGTAATGAGCGTCGATCAAGACTGTTCACCGGAAATGGCAGCGATGTTCGGTTCTTCGTTGGCGCTAACGATTTCTGATATTCCGTTTGAAGGGCCGATTGCTGGCGTAACGGTAGGACGTGTCGGCGGTAAATTTGTCATTAACCCTTCGGTTGAACAAGCGGAAAAAAGTGACATTCATCTTGTTGTCGCTGGAACAAAAGATGCGATTAACATGGTCGAAGCTGGGGCTGACGAAGTTCCGGAAGAAATAATGCTCGAAGCAATTATGTTCGGTCATGAAGAAATTAAACGGCTCATTGCGTTTCAAGAAGAAATTGCTGCACAAGTCGGCAAAGAAAAAATGGAAGTGGTGTTATACGAATTAGACACACAACTAGAAGGGGAAATTCGCGCCCTTGCAGAAGCTGAAATTAAAAAAGCGGTGCAAGTACCAGAAAAATTGGCGCGCGAAGCAGCGATTGACGAAGTAAAAGCAAGCGTCATCGCCAAATATGAAGCACAAGAGGCCGATGAAGATACCCTAAAACAAGTAAACGAAATTTTATACAAACTCGTGAAAGAAGAAGTGCGCCGCCTCATTACGGAAGAAAAAGTGCGTCCGGACGGTCGAAAAATTGACGAAATTCGCCCGCTCTCATCCACGGTCGGGCTGTTGCCGCGCACGCACGGTTCTGGGTTGTTCACGCGCGGACAGACACAAGCGCTTAGTGTATGTACGTTAGGGGCGCTCGGTGATGTGCAAATTTTGGACGGGCTAGGCATTGAAGAAACAAAACGGTTTATGCACCACTATAACTTCCCACCGTTTTCCGTTGGGGAAACAGGGGCAATGCGTGGACCGGGACGTCGCGAAATCGGGCACGGGGCGCTTGGTGAACGGGCACTAGAACCAGTGATTCCGTCCGAAAGAGAATTTCCATATACAATCCGCCTTGTTTCGGAAGTGTTAGAGTCGAATGGATCGACGTCACAAGCAAGCATTTGTGCGAGCACCCTTGCAATGATGGATGCCGGGGTACCAATTAAAGCACCGGTCGCTGGAATTGCGATGGGTCTTGTCAAAAGCGGAGACCATTATACGATTTTAACGGACATTCAAGGCATGGAAGACCACCTAGGTGACATGGACTTTAAAGTGGCAGGGACAGAAAAAGGTGTCACAGCGCTGCAGATGGATATTAAAATTAAAGGGCTTTCGCGAGAAATTTTAGAAGAGGCGTTGCAGCAAGCGAAAAAAGGGCGGATGGAAATTTTGCGCCATATGATGCAAACGATTAGCGAACCGCGCAAAGAACTGTCGAAGTATGCGCCGAAAATTTTAACGATGCAAATTAATCCAGATAAAATCCGCGACGTCATCGGACCAAGCGGCAAACAAATTAATAAAATTATCGAAGAAACCGGCGTCAAAATTGACATCGAACAAGACGGAACAATTTTCATCTCTTCTGTCAATGAAGAAATGAACCAGAAAGCGAAAAAGATTATTGAAGACATTGTCCGCGAAGTCGAAGTTGGGCAAATTTACCTAGGAAAAGTAAAGCGAATCGAAAAATTCGGTGCGTTCGTCGAGTTGTTCAGCGGCAAAGATGGTCTTGTGCACATTTCGGAACTTGCTGAAGAGCGCGTTGGTAAAGTAGAAGACGTCGTCGGAATTGGTGACGAAATTTTAGTTAAAGTCACAGAAATCGATAAGCAAGGGCGTGTCAACTTATCACGAAAAGCGGTGCTGCGCGAACAAAAAGAAAAAGAAAGCAACTAA
- the rpsO gene encoding 30S ribosomal protein S15: MALTQERKNEIINQFKIHDTDTGSPEVQIAILTEQINNLNEHLRVHKKDHHSRRGLLKMVGKRRNLLTYLRNKDVTRYRELINKLGLRR; encoded by the coding sequence ATGGCATTAACACAAGAACGCAAAAACGAAATCATCAACCAATTCAAAATCCATGACACGGACACTGGTTCGCCAGAAGTTCAAATTGCTATCCTTACAGAGCAAATTAACAACTTGAACGAACATTTACGCGTTCATAAAAAAGACCATCATTCACGTCGCGGATTGTTAAAAATGGTTGGGAAACGCCGCAACCTACTTACGTACCTACGTAACAAAGACGTTACGCGCTATCGTGAATTGATTAACAAACTTGGATTACGTCGATAA
- a CDS encoding YlxQ family RNA-binding protein: MKNKWKSLLGLATRARKTISGEELVVKEIRSGRAKLVILSDDASINTRKKIEDKCTSYEIPLRYAPDRYMLGQAIGKDARVVVAVIDDGFAQTLMTLFDESLWG, from the coding sequence ATGAAAAATAAATGGAAATCGTTGCTTGGACTAGCGACCCGAGCGCGCAAAACCATTTCTGGCGAAGAACTAGTCGTCAAAGAGATTCGCAGCGGGAGAGCGAAACTTGTGATTTTATCCGACGACGCATCGATCAATACGCGCAAAAAAATCGAAGACAAATGTACATCATACGAAATTCCGTTGCGTTATGCGCCCGACCGCTACATGCTTGGGCAAGCGATCGGAAAAGACGCACGGGTAGTCGTCGCCGTCATCGACGATGGGTTTGCACAAACGTTAATGACGTTGTTCGACGAATCATTGTGGGGGTGA
- a CDS encoding DUF503 domain-containing protein encodes MIGYVECECLIYNAQSLKEKRAVLQRIMTRLQQKYNISVAEIDYQDVWQRTKLGIVAITSERTATEKELYRALEMIDSFPEIERTVTTFDWF; translated from the coding sequence ATGATTGGCTACGTCGAATGCGAATGCCTTATTTACAACGCGCAATCATTAAAAGAAAAGCGAGCCGTGTTGCAACGAATAATGACACGGCTCCAGCAAAAATATAATATATCAGTAGCCGAAATCGATTACCAAGACGTATGGCAACGGACGAAACTAGGGATTGTTGCCATTACATCGGAACGGACAGCGACGGAAAAAGAGCTGTATCGTGCTTTAGAGATGATTGACTCTTTTCCAGAAATCGAGCGGACGGTTACCACATTTGATTGGTTTTAA
- the rimP gene encoding ribosome maturation factor RimP — MGKKVTEVVEELVVPILDDMDLELVDIEYVKEGKNWFLRVFIDSEEGIDIEQCGVVSEKLSEKLDAVDPIPYNYFLEVSSPGAERPLKKAKDFERAVGKNVYIKTYEPIEGEKEFEGELTNFDGQTVTVTVKQKTRRKSIDIPFEKIASARLAVIFF, encoded by the coding sequence ATGGGCAAAAAGGTAACAGAAGTCGTCGAAGAACTAGTCGTACCCATTCTTGACGATATGGACCTTGAATTAGTCGATATTGAGTATGTAAAAGAGGGGAAAAATTGGTTTTTGCGAGTGTTCATCGACTCAGAAGAAGGAATTGATATTGAGCAATGCGGGGTTGTCAGCGAAAAATTAAGCGAAAAATTAGACGCTGTTGATCCGATTCCATATAACTACTTTTTAGAAGTATCTTCTCCAGGAGCAGAACGCCCGTTAAAGAAAGCGAAAGATTTTGAACGAGCCGTCGGGAAAAACGTATATATTAAAACATACGAGCCAATTGAAGGAGAAAAAGAGTTCGAAGGCGAATTGACAAACTTTGACGGCCAAACGGTCACTGTTACCGTCAAACAAAAAACACGCCGAAAATCGATTGACATTCCATTTGAAAAAATTGCAAGCGCAAGGCTTGCTGTGATCTTTTTCTAA
- the rnpM gene encoding RNase P modulator RnpM gives MKKIPMRKCVVTGEMKPKKEMIRIVRSKEGEVSIDPTGKKAGRGAYITLDKECILLAKKKKVLAYHLKAEISDDLYDELLQLAEKGTNASNEK, from the coding sequence ATGAAAAAAATTCCAATGCGAAAATGTGTTGTAACCGGTGAAATGAAACCGAAAAAAGAAATGATTCGCATCGTTCGTTCCAAAGAAGGCGAAGTATCGATTGACCCGACAGGGAAGAAAGCGGGTCGTGGTGCCTACATCACGTTAGATAAAGAATGCATTTTGCTCGCGAAAAAGAAAAAAGTATTGGCATACCATTTAAAAGCAGAGATTAGTGACGATTTGTACGACGAGCTGCTTCAACTCGCAGAAAAGGGGACAAACGCATCGAATGAAAAATAA
- the dpaA gene encoding dipicolinic acid synthetase subunit A translates to MMLTGMHVAIIGGDARQLEVIRKLTELDAKLSLVGFDQLAHNFTGATKMYIDEIDFSDIDAIILPVHGTNLEGKIDTVFSNEKIFITEDLLLKTPKHCVIYSGISNSYLDELIKKVNRKYVQLFERDDVAIYNSIPTAEGTIMMVIQHTDFTIHGSRIAVLGLGRVGMTVARTFAALGAKVKVGARRSEHLARITEMGLEPFPLHDLEKEVRDIDVCINTIPTMIVTASVISKMPAHTLIIDLASKPGGTDFRYAEKRGIKALLAPGLPGVVAPKTAGQIIANVLSQLLFYDLTKRKGNA, encoded by the coding sequence ATGATGCTGACAGGTATGCACGTCGCCATTATTGGGGGGGATGCACGGCAGCTCGAAGTCATTCGCAAACTGACGGAACTTGATGCGAAGTTATCTCTTGTCGGATTCGATCAATTAGCGCACAATTTTACAGGCGCAACAAAAATGTACATCGATGAAATTGATTTTTCGGACATCGACGCAATTATTTTACCCGTTCACGGAACCAATCTAGAAGGAAAGATTGACACGGTTTTTTCTAACGAAAAAATTTTTATTACGGAAGACTTGTTGTTAAAAACACCAAAGCATTGTGTGATTTACTCTGGTATTAGTAATAGCTATTTAGACGAACTAATAAAAAAAGTAAATCGAAAATATGTGCAGCTGTTTGAACGCGACGATGTCGCCATTTATAACTCGATTCCGACCGCTGAAGGAACGATTATGATGGTTATCCAACATACCGACTTTACGATCCACGGCTCTCGCATCGCGGTATTAGGGTTAGGGCGCGTTGGCATGACGGTCGCTCGTACGTTTGCTGCGCTAGGCGCTAAAGTAAAAGTCGGTGCACGCCGCAGCGAACATTTAGCCCGCATTACGGAAATGGGGTTAGAGCCGTTTCCACTTCACGACCTCGAAAAAGAAGTGCGCGACATCGATGTTTGTATTAACACGATCCCAACAATGATTGTAACAGCGAGCGTCATTTCAAAAATGCCGGCGCATACGCTGATCATTGATTTGGCGTCAAAGCCAGGAGGCACCGATTTTCGCTATGCGGAAAAGCGCGGCATTAAAGCATTGCTTGCCCCAGGGCTTCCAGGAGTCGTAGCGCCGAAAACAGCGGGACAAATTATTGCCAACGTTCTTTCACAACTATTATTTTATGATTTGACGAAACGAAAGGGGAACGCGTAA
- the nusA gene encoding transcription termination factor NusA, translated as MNTQLLDALATLVKEKGISQDVLVEAIEAAIISAYKRNFGQAQNVRVDFNIETGTIRVFARKEVVEEVYDSRLEISLDEARLINPNYQVGDVVEMEVTPKDFGRIAAQTAKQVVTQRVREAERGVIYAEFIDREEDIMTGIVQRVDPRYAYVSLGKVEALLPVSEQMPNETYKPHDRLKVFITKVEKTTKGPQIFVSRTHPGLLKRLFELEVPEIYDGTVEIKSIAREAGDRSKISVHSDNPEVDPVGACVGPKGQRVQAVVDELKGEKIDIVRWSDDPVEFVANALSPAKVLRVIVNEAERATTVIVPDYQLSLAIGKRGQNARLAAKLTNWKIDIKSESEAKQLGIAYEPDTLFASFEPLGNNKEDTNLTFDLPTEEIE; from the coding sequence ATGAATACGCAACTATTAGACGCGTTAGCCACGCTTGTGAAAGAAAAAGGCATTAGCCAAGACGTGCTTGTTGAAGCGATTGAAGCAGCAATTATCTCGGCATATAAACGCAACTTCGGTCAAGCGCAAAACGTGCGCGTCGATTTCAACATTGAAACAGGCACCATTCGAGTATTTGCCCGCAAGGAAGTCGTCGAAGAAGTATACGACTCCCGCCTAGAAATTTCACTCGACGAAGCACGCCTCATTAACCCAAACTACCAAGTAGGCGATGTCGTAGAGATGGAAGTCACACCAAAAGATTTCGGTCGCATTGCTGCGCAAACGGCTAAACAAGTCGTCACCCAACGCGTGCGTGAAGCAGAGCGTGGCGTTATTTATGCGGAGTTTATTGACCGCGAAGAAGACATTATGACAGGCATCGTTCAACGAGTTGACCCGCGCTATGCATACGTCAGCCTTGGCAAAGTCGAGGCATTGCTTCCGGTCAGCGAACAAATGCCAAACGAGACATACAAGCCGCATGACCGGCTGAAAGTGTTTATTACGAAAGTGGAAAAAACGACAAAAGGTCCGCAAATTTTTGTTTCCCGTACGCACCCGGGGTTATTAAAGCGCTTGTTTGAACTAGAGGTGCCAGAAATTTATGACGGGACAGTAGAAATTAAATCGATTGCCCGCGAAGCCGGCGACCGCTCGAAAATTTCCGTCCACTCGGACAATCCAGAAGTTGATCCAGTAGGCGCTTGCGTTGGACCAAAAGGACAGCGTGTGCAAGCGGTCGTTGATGAATTAAAAGGAGAAAAAATCGATATCGTCCGTTGGTCGGATGACCCTGTAGAATTTGTCGCAAACGCATTAAGCCCAGCGAAAGTGCTACGCGTCATTGTTAACGAAGCAGAGCGGGCAACGACGGTTATCGTGCCGGACTACCAGCTATCGCTAGCAATCGGAAAACGGGGACAAAACGCTCGGTTAGCCGCGAAGCTAACGAACTGGAAAATCGATATTAAAAGCGAATCGGAAGCAAAACAACTAGGGATTGCTTACGAACCGGACACTTTGTTTGCTTCTTTTGAGCCATTAGGGAATAATAAAGAAGACACAAACCTAACATTCGATTTGCCAACAGAAGAAATCGAGTGA
- the ribF gene encoding bifunctional riboflavin kinase/FAD synthetase, protein METMFITHPHHRKKEDFPPTVMALGYFDGVHLGHQQVIRTAVELAAEAGYKCAVMTFHPHPSVVLGKKEAHVQLITPLREKERLIAQLGVDYLYVVEFTPLFADLLPQQFVDQYIIDFHVKHAVAGFDFTYGRLGKGTMETLPFHAREQFTHTTVPKLARNGEKVSSTYIRQLLKSGDVDQLPPLLGRFYTVKGTVIDGEKRGRTIGFPTANISLTDDYLLPSLGVYAVKIHVGKEVYNGVCNVGYKPTFHTERQGQPHIEVHIFDFADNIYGQMVTIEWHKRLRSEQKFSSIEQLVKQIERDQEQAKVYFLNLNENPCILPPNDVC, encoded by the coding sequence ATGGAAACAATGTTTATTACCCATCCGCATCATCGAAAAAAAGAAGATTTTCCGCCAACCGTCATGGCGCTCGGCTATTTTGACGGCGTTCATCTCGGACATCAACAAGTGATTCGAACAGCGGTAGAGTTAGCGGCTGAAGCTGGCTATAAATGCGCCGTCATGACGTTTCACCCGCACCCGTCTGTCGTGCTTGGGAAGAAAGAAGCGCACGTTCAGCTTATTACGCCACTTCGCGAAAAAGAGCGGCTCATTGCCCAGCTAGGGGTAGATTATTTATACGTCGTCGAGTTTACTCCTTTGTTTGCTGATCTTCTCCCCCAGCAATTTGTTGATCAATATATTATTGATTTTCACGTGAAACATGCCGTTGCTGGCTTTGATTTTACATACGGCCGCCTCGGAAAAGGAACGATGGAAACGCTCCCGTTTCATGCGCGCGAGCAATTTACGCATACGACTGTGCCGAAGCTAGCAAGAAACGGCGAAAAAGTGAGTTCAACATACATTCGTCAGCTCCTAAAAAGCGGGGATGTCGACCAACTCCCGCCATTGCTTGGTCGTTTCTATACAGTTAAAGGGACAGTAATTGACGGAGAAAAGCGCGGACGAACAATCGGTTTTCCAACCGCCAACATTTCCCTAACAGACGATTACCTTTTGCCATCGCTCGGCGTATATGCGGTGAAAATTCATGTTGGTAAAGAAGTATACAACGGTGTATGTAACGTCGGATACAAACCTACGTTCCATACTGAGCGCCAAGGACAACCACATATCGAAGTGCACATTTTTGACTTTGCAGACAATATCTATGGGCAAATGGTTACTATAGAATGGCATAAACGGCTACGCAGCGAACAAAAATTTTCAAGCATTGAACAATTAGTAAAGCAAATTGAGCGTGACCAAGAACAAGCAAAAGTATATTTTCTAAATTTAAACGAAAATCCTTGCATTTTGCCGCCGAACGATGTATGCTAA
- a CDS encoding polysaccharide deacetylase family protein: MLLFIWGIINQSPINDYTERLREKISEASKWKDPLYIEIQQKAKQYEIPPQNAVIDRVWKALPGYNGLKVNIEASYRKMKKEGTFDARKLVYEQVSPAVHLNDLPPAPIYRGHPEKPMVAFLINVAWGDEYIPKMLATLKKHRVRATFFLEGRWVKKHPEMAKMIVDAGHEIGNHSYSHPDLKTLDNSSIRRELQKTNQIIEATTGVTCKWFAPPSGSYRDDVVNIAHDLHMYTIMWSVDTIDWQKPSPSVIVKRVTSKLHPGAMILMHPTSSTAEALDPLITVIQPTYDIGTVSMLLDEKRIVKK, translated from the coding sequence ATGTTGTTATTTATATGGGGCATCATTAACCAATCACCAATCAACGACTATACGGAAAGGTTGCGCGAAAAAATCAGTGAAGCGTCAAAATGGAAAGATCCGTTGTATATAGAAATTCAACAAAAAGCAAAACAATACGAGATTCCGCCGCAAAACGCGGTGATCGACCGAGTCTGGAAAGCACTCCCTGGCTATAACGGCTTAAAAGTAAATATCGAAGCATCGTATCGAAAGATGAAAAAAGAGGGCACATTTGATGCGCGGAAATTAGTATATGAACAAGTCTCTCCTGCGGTTCACCTTAACGATTTGCCACCAGCCCCCATTTACCGAGGTCATCCGGAAAAACCGATGGTAGCCTTTTTAATTAACGTTGCGTGGGGGGACGAATACATTCCGAAAATGCTGGCAACATTGAAAAAACATCGTGTGCGGGCGACATTTTTTCTTGAAGGACGTTGGGTAAAAAAGCACCCAGAAATGGCAAAAATGATTGTAGATGCCGGTCACGAAATTGGGAATCATTCCTATAGTCATCCAGACTTAAAAACATTGGATAATTCATCTATTCGTCGGGAATTGCAAAAAACGAATCAAATCATCGAGGCAACAACGGGGGTGACGTGTAAATGGTTTGCCCCTCCAAGCGGCAGCTATCGTGACGATGTCGTAAACATTGCGCATGATTTACACATGTATACGATTATGTGGAGTGTCGATACAATTGATTGGCAAAAACCGTCGCCATCTGTTATAGTGAAACGGGTAACATCAAAACTTCATCCTGGGGCGATGATTTTAATGCATCCAACGTCTTCGACGGCGGAAGCGTTAGATCCGTTAATTACTGTCATTCAACCAACATATGACATTGGAACTGTTTCTATGTTGCTAGACGAAAAAAGAATTGTGAAAAAATAG